One window of Nostoc sp. C052 genomic DNA carries:
- a CDS encoding AAA family ATPase gives MPFNPELCRNESEVESKLIVQYLLPQLGYTPDTWHQEVAIGSIRLDFLAFAAQVIPFVLDANSPLSVVMEAKHPKQNLNNHVPRLRHYLTSLNVRYGLLTNGKEIRIYEKFQTDIKLVFQCSGKEVETKLAAIKRLIGRESLKEGQLVDKPEVKITENNSKFETKREYSMKTIAVYHNKGGVGKTTTVVNLAAAIRKKGKRVLVIDLDSQANTTFATGLVKFDDEEFDDIKDSNIRHILQSEDFFPINEVARKSQFTNPEISVVPSHISLMNYENELIQQEDSKMMLAQKLDAVAEEYDVVLIDTPPSLNLYARIALITADYLIIPSDLKPFANQGLINVREFIKKINGFRKQIRKPQIEILGVLACKISTNNQFIKHTLPKRLEAIPKRYDFEMMNTVIYDRDDLAKCAERFLIIGDMEVADPISVLDFKPDSTAAQEFELLAIEVLQKIGLN, from the coding sequence TTGCCTTTTAATCCTGAGCTATGCCGTAACGAAAGCGAAGTTGAAAGCAAACTCATAGTGCAATATTTGCTACCGCAGCTAGGTTATACTCCTGACACCTGGCATCAAGAAGTTGCCATTGGTAGCATCCGCTTAGATTTCTTAGCATTTGCCGCGCAAGTGATTCCCTTTGTCTTAGATGCCAACTCACCGCTGAGTGTCGTCATGGAGGCAAAACATCCCAAACAAAACTTAAATAATCATGTCCCCCGACTCAGGCATTATTTAACCAGCTTGAATGTCAGGTATGGATTGTTAACTAATGGCAAAGAGATTAGAATTTATGAGAAATTCCAGACTGATATCAAACTAGTATTTCAATGTTCTGGCAAAGAAGTTGAGACTAAATTAGCGGCTATTAAACGTTTAATTGGTAGAGAGAGCCTAAAAGAAGGACAGTTAGTAGATAAACCAGAAGTGAAAATAACTGAAAATAATTCAAAATTTGAAACGAAAAGGGAATATTCAATGAAAACAATCGCGGTTTACCATAATAAAGGTGGCGTTGGTAAGACAACAACTGTAGTTAATCTAGCTGCTGCTATTAGAAAGAAAGGAAAAAGAGTTCTAGTTATTGATTTAGATAGTCAAGCCAACACTACATTTGCTACTGGTTTAGTCAAATTTGATGATGAAGAGTTTGATGATATCAAAGATTCTAATATTCGTCATATCTTGCAATCAGAAGATTTTTTTCCTATAAATGAAGTCGCCAGAAAATCCCAATTTACAAATCCAGAAATTAGCGTTGTTCCTTCTCATATTAGTTTGATGAATTATGAAAATGAGTTAATTCAGCAAGAAGATAGTAAAATGATGCTTGCTCAAAAACTAGATGCAGTGGCAGAAGAATATGATGTAGTATTGATTGATACTCCTCCTTCATTAAATCTGTACGCTAGAATTGCTCTAATTACTGCTGACTATCTTATTATTCCTTCTGATCTCAAACCATTCGCTAATCAAGGACTAATAAACGTCAGAGAATTTATCAAAAAGATAAATGGATTTAGAAAACAAATAAGAAAGCCTCAAATTGAAATTCTAGGTGTATTAGCTTGCAAAATATCTACTAATAACCAGTTTATTAAACATACTTTACCCAAACGACTCGAAGCTATTCCAAAACGGTATGATTTTGAGATGATGAATACGGTAATTTATGATAGAGATGACCTGGCAAAATGTGCTGAGAGGTTTCTTATTATAGGAGATATGGAGGTAGCTGATCCTATTTCTGTCCTTGATTTTAAGCCAGATTCAACTGCTGCACAAGAATTTGAATTATTAGCAATAGAAGTTTTACAAAAAATAGGGTTGAATTAA
- a CDS encoding glycosyltransferase family 39 protein — MSYFNHYQQRKDYIILLIIWLIALAIDRTWFFLDESIPAYDQSAHLTVALYHYKIFQNFNIFSGDWWLSLWQLTPSYRAPFVYICTVPFLMLFGRGSDQASLVNLLYTAIIILSVYHLGNFLFKNRKISITASIFCLLFPILGIMRTDYLLDYGLTAIVILTFTVLTIWKDSYIRFPSWALTIVLGIGIGLIMLAKPTGIIFILVPSIWTLISFIRKRKFTKLIQTCLSLMIAWLICHFWYGVNWLTIITSALNANQVGKGEGDPSATTIAGWLYYPQMIPESVGLPILSVSIGILLVYLIKYRFYTDLISENLHKSARIWLLVTLVSSYIICTLGTNKDIRFILPCFPIISLILADLFNLIENIYFDRLRLTTLVLSVIVLLNNLFPLPLIQTWGSKHLPNDDARKYPLDKLINKINETDVYLRSNLGVIPVSLPQINEFTLDYFGTLADFRVYGRKLTTKLSRIEQDLQYFSWYVTRENEPNEPGESGETKGKLKSLVESSTDLKLQGDWILPGRDKLRLYHRKNPYVVVQKISNTESVISLEKVEISQQLILDKNNSVTYQITGSWDDLQNGLLLLKWQNDQSYWYHDHAIGLGNLYCGIKCHPEGSFRVKEDLATFIPKTLPLGKYQLSALYLDRRNNKITSLNIPDITVNVTNIGTVEKSPPLDLVTRTSQLAQDLQQGKLDNLFVQISNFNQYDPTQDYLKQIELAGNYHLQKEPNNLNWRYNLVLSQLLRRQVPELIQNLIELTKYDAENPYTYLYLAFVYLYNFQPLQAEPNLAIAEKLKPDIPELKILKKVTNIMKFLHL; from the coding sequence ATGAGTTATTTTAACCATTATCAGCAACGAAAAGACTATATCATCCTGCTAATAATTTGGCTGATAGCATTAGCTATAGATAGAACTTGGTTTTTCTTAGATGAATCGATTCCAGCTTACGATCAAAGCGCACATTTAACGGTAGCATTATATCATTATAAAATTTTTCAAAACTTCAATATCTTCTCAGGAGATTGGTGGTTATCTCTGTGGCAATTAACTCCAAGTTATCGCGCTCCTTTTGTATATATTTGCACAGTACCATTTTTGATGTTGTTTGGACGGGGATCTGACCAAGCAAGTTTGGTCAACTTATTGTACACTGCAATAATTATACTTTCAGTGTATCATTTAGGGAATTTTTTATTTAAAAACCGAAAAATTAGCATAACCGCCAGCATATTTTGTCTATTATTTCCTATTTTGGGAATTATGCGGACAGATTATTTATTAGATTATGGTTTGACAGCAATTGTTATCTTAACTTTCACAGTTCTGACGATTTGGAAAGATAGTTATATTCGGTTTCCATCATGGGCATTAACTATAGTCTTGGGCATAGGAATAGGTTTAATCATGTTGGCTAAACCTACAGGGATTATTTTTATTTTAGTTCCTAGTATTTGGACATTAATTAGTTTTATTAGAAAACGTAAATTTACCAAGCTAATTCAAACTTGCTTATCTTTGATGATAGCTTGGTTAATTTGTCATTTTTGGTATGGCGTAAATTGGTTAACGATTATTACATCAGCATTAAACGCTAACCAAGTCGGAAAAGGGGAGGGCGATCCTTCTGCTACAACTATTGCTGGATGGTTATACTATCCACAGATGATCCCAGAAAGCGTTGGTTTACCAATATTGTCTGTGAGTATTGGTATTTTATTGGTTTATCTGATTAAATATCGATTTTATACTGATTTAATTTCAGAAAATCTTCATAAATCGGCTCGAATTTGGTTATTAGTTACCTTAGTAAGTAGCTATATAATTTGTACTTTGGGCACAAATAAAGATATTAGATTTATTTTGCCATGCTTTCCGATAATTAGTTTAATATTGGCTGATTTATTCAACTTAATTGAAAATATATATTTTGACAGGTTGAGATTAACTACCCTTGTCTTAAGTGTCATAGTTTTACTCAATAATTTGTTTCCATTACCCCTAATTCAAACATGGGGTAGTAAACATTTACCTAATGATGATGCTAGGAAATATCCTCTAGATAAACTGATAAATAAAATCAACGAAACAGATGTATATTTAAGGTCAAATTTAGGGGTAATTCCCGTTTCGTTACCTCAGATAAATGAGTTTACTTTAGATTATTTTGGGACATTAGCAGACTTTCGCGTATATGGCAGAAAATTAACAACGAAGTTATCTCGCATAGAGCAAGATTTACAATATTTCTCTTGGTATGTCACCAGAGAGAATGAACCAAATGAACCGGGAGAAAGTGGAGAAACTAAAGGTAAATTAAAATCTTTAGTGGAATCTTCTACTGATTTGAAATTACAGGGTGATTGGATATTACCTGGTAGAGATAAATTGCGATTATATCACCGCAAAAATCCTTATGTAGTTGTTCAAAAAATAAGTAATACTGAGTCTGTAATTAGTCTAGAAAAAGTTGAAATTTCTCAGCAACTAATTTTAGATAAAAATAACTCTGTAACCTATCAAATAACAGGTTCATGGGATGATTTGCAAAATGGTTTATTACTGTTAAAATGGCAAAATGATCAATCATACTGGTATCACGATCATGCCATTGGCTTGGGTAATTTATACTGTGGCATCAAATGTCACCCAGAAGGAAGTTTCCGGGTAAAAGAGGATTTAGCCACATTTATTCCCAAAACACTACCACTAGGAAAATATCAACTATCAGCACTGTATTTAGATAGGAGAAACAACAAAATCACTTCTTTAAATATTCCAGATATTACTGTAAATGTGACAAACATAGGAACAGTAGAAAAATCGCCACCTTTAGATTTAGTTACCAGAACTTCACAACTAGCACAAGATTTACAACAGGGAAAATTAGATAATCTATTTGTACAAATAAGTAATTTCAATCAATACGATCCTACTCAGGATTATTTAAAACAAATTGAATTAGCAGGTAATTATCATCTGCAAAAAGAGCCAAATAACTTAAATTGGCGTTATAATCTAGTGTTATCACAACTTTTACGGCGGCAAGTTCCAGAACTAATCCAAAATTTGATAGAATTAACTAAATATGATGCTGAAAATCCTTACACATATCTTTATTTAGCTTTTGTTTATTTATATAATTTTCAACCTTTACAAGCTGAACCCAATTTAGCGATCGCAGAAAAATTAAAACCAGATATACCAGAATTAAAAATTTTAAAGAAAGTAACAAATATTATGAAATTTTTGCATCTATAA
- a CDS encoding zinc ribbon domain-containing protein, with protein sequence MATVSCPHCHQLVDSQAISCPYCRTTLKAYGHPGIPLHRAIGDGYLCDTCTYHADDTCNFPQRPYAKDCTLYQNIEETKLELEQQRYTNSFAITVKIWVKRNQALLLLLGLLLVCLFFSLVT encoded by the coding sequence TTGGCTACTGTATCTTGTCCCCACTGCCATCAACTTGTTGATAGTCAAGCTATTAGTTGTCCTTATTGCCGGACAACACTCAAAGCTTACGGTCATCCCGGTATTCCATTGCACCGCGCTATTGGGGACGGGTATCTATGCGACACTTGCACTTATCACGCTGATGATACTTGCAATTTTCCCCAGCGTCCCTATGCCAAAGACTGTACCCTCTACCAAAATATTGAAGAGACAAAGTTAGAGTTAGAACAGCAGCGTTACACCAACAGTTTTGCAATAACGGTGAAAATTTGGGTAAAACGCAACCAAGCTTTGCTGTTGCTATTAGGTCTATTATTGGTCTGTTTGTTCTTCAGTCTAGTAACTTAG
- a CDS encoding glycosyltransferase produces MAKITVCIPTFNRVHLLPYAIDSVLNQSEQDFELIVCDDGSKDSTPELMSQYTDERIKYIRHLQNIGKSNNMRSGFDAASGEYFIKFDDDDRLTPDFLANTAAILAQDSSIDFVGTDHWIIDINNVRDEVKTQENSHRWGRNNLPVGVVNNLLEVVFIQQSFQVGATLFRRKTLQELGYMQANLQNCEDNDLFVRLALAGKKGYYLPELLMEYRYHAEQQGINRAIPYLFDKIRYLENYKFESEKIETIRKNRLTETKLLLGLRLIEKGETQKGRELVLAGQSFSTPKAWTGLGLSLLPIGLRSKAFNALRQVRG; encoded by the coding sequence ATGGCTAAAATTACTGTTTGCATTCCTACTTTTAATCGTGTTCATCTCCTTCCTTATGCTATTGACAGTGTACTCAATCAGTCTGAGCAAGACTTTGAGCTAATTGTTTGTGATGACGGTTCTAAGGATAGCACACCTGAATTGATGTCACAGTACACAGACGAGCGGATTAAATATATCCGTCATCTGCAAAATATTGGTAAAAGTAATAATATGCGCTCTGGCTTTGATGCAGCCAGCGGTGAATATTTTATTAAATTTGATGATGATGACCGGCTAACACCCGATTTTCTCGCAAATACAGCGGCTATTCTTGCTCAAGACTCTAGCATTGATTTTGTTGGTACAGACCATTGGATAATTGATATTAACAATGTGCGGGATGAGGTAAAAACTCAAGAAAATTCTCATCGTTGGGGTAGGAATAATTTGCCAGTCGGTGTTGTAAATAATTTATTAGAAGTCGTATTTATTCAGCAAAGCTTTCAAGTTGGGGCGACATTATTTCGCCGTAAAACCTTGCAAGAATTAGGATATATGCAGGCAAATTTGCAAAATTGTGAGGATAATGATTTATTTGTGCGTCTGGCTTTGGCTGGAAAAAAGGGCTATTACTTACCAGAATTATTGATGGAATATCGCTACCATGCAGAGCAGCAAGGTATCAATCGAGCTATTCCTTATTTATTTGATAAAATCCGGTATTTAGAAAATTATAAGTTTGAGTCTGAAAAAATAGAGACAATCAGGAAAAATCGTCTAACTGAAACGAAATTATTATTAGGTTTGCGTTTGATTGAAAAGGGTGAAACGCAAAAAGGCAGAGAGCTAGTTTTGGCAGGACAGTCTTTTTCCACTCCTAAAGCTTGGACTGGTTTAGGATTATCGTTGTTACCTATTGGGTTGCGAAGTAAGGCGTTTAATGCACTGCGACAGGTGCGGGGTTAA